From Streptomyces durmitorensis, a single genomic window includes:
- a CDS encoding SGM_5486 family transporter-associated protein, protein MPVLDPNPQNGQKKLLIVLGTMLAITVIIGVIASIASP, encoded by the coding sequence ATGCCAGTGCTCGACCCGAACCCCCAGAACGGCCAGAAGAAGCTGCTCATCGTGCTCGGCACGATGCTGGCCATCACCGTGATCATCGGCGTCATCGCCTCCATCGCCTCGCCGTGA
- a CDS encoding CynX/NimT family MFS transporter, with amino-acid sequence MASEETSTMTPAQTTPIRTAAADGAAEKQPPTRAWTTRLVMVGIVLAALNLRPAITSLGSLLEEVRDGLGMSGTLAGLLTSVPPLCFALFGVMAPRLARRFGPSAVVCAGMVAIATGLVIRPFLGGTAGFLAASALALMGIAVSNVLMPVIVKRWFPDRVGSMTGLYSMALALGTSMAAAITVPMTDAMGGSWQSGLAVWAALAVVAVVPWVPLVRDKSAASAAPEHVSSEVRKEDAGLRITRSRTAWALACFFGLQATAAYITMGWMPQIFRDAGVPAGEAGVLLAVTMAMGVPLAFVIPRVATRLPNQGPVVVVLGACGLAGYAGLYLAPEGGAWAWALLLGVSNCAFPLALTMVGMRAKSSVGVAKLSAFAQSTGYLISIPGPLLVGVLYQHSGGWGLPIALMAGLMVPQIVVGILAGRNRTVEDEVAAAA; translated from the coding sequence ATGGCTAGTGAGGAAACCTCGACGATGACACCGGCACAGACGACACCGATACGTACCGCCGCGGCGGACGGGGCAGCGGAGAAACAGCCCCCCACGCGCGCGTGGACGACGCGTCTGGTCATGGTCGGCATCGTCCTCGCCGCCCTCAACCTCCGCCCGGCCATCACCAGCCTCGGCTCCCTCCTCGAAGAGGTGCGCGACGGGCTCGGCATGAGCGGCACGCTCGCCGGTCTTCTCACCTCCGTCCCGCCGCTGTGCTTCGCGCTCTTCGGGGTCATGGCGCCGCGGCTCGCCCGCCGGTTCGGCCCCAGCGCCGTGGTCTGCGCGGGCATGGTCGCGATCGCCACGGGCCTGGTGATCCGCCCCTTCCTGGGCGGCACCGCGGGCTTCCTCGCCGCGAGCGCGCTCGCCCTCATGGGCATCGCGGTCAGCAACGTCCTGATGCCGGTGATCGTCAAGCGCTGGTTCCCGGACCGGGTCGGCTCGATGACCGGTCTCTACTCGATGGCGCTCGCGCTCGGCACGTCGATGGCGGCCGCCATCACGGTGCCCATGACCGACGCCATGGGCGGCAGTTGGCAGTCCGGGCTCGCGGTGTGGGCGGCGCTCGCCGTCGTCGCCGTCGTGCCGTGGGTGCCGCTCGTGCGGGACAAGAGCGCGGCGTCCGCGGCCCCGGAGCACGTCAGCTCCGAGGTGCGCAAGGAAGACGCCGGGCTGCGCATCACGCGCAGCCGTACGGCATGGGCGCTGGCCTGCTTCTTCGGGCTCCAGGCCACCGCCGCGTACATCACCATGGGCTGGATGCCGCAGATCTTCCGTGACGCGGGAGTCCCGGCGGGGGAGGCCGGTGTGCTGCTCGCCGTCACCATGGCGATGGGTGTGCCGCTGGCCTTCGTCATCCCGCGGGTCGCCACACGGCTGCCGAACCAGGGCCCCGTGGTGGTCGTGCTCGGCGCCTGCGGCCTCGCCGGATACGCGGGCCTTTACCTCGCCCCTGAGGGCGGCGCCTGGGCGTGGGCCCTGCTGCTCGGCGTCTCCAACTGCGCCTTCCCGCTGGCCCTGACCATGGTCGGCATGCGGGCCAAGAGCAGTGTGGGTGTCGCCAAGCTCTCGGCCTTCGCGCAGAGCACGGGCTACCTGATCTCGATCCCGGGGCCGCTCCTGGTGGGCGTGCTCTATCAGCACAGTGGCGGCTGGGGGCTGCCGATCGCGCTCATGGCGGGGCTGATGGTGCCGCAGATCGTGGTGGGCATCCTGGCGGGCCGCAACCGCACCGTCGAGGACGAGGTCGCCGCGGCTGCCTGA
- a CDS encoding SixA phosphatase family protein, whose protein sequence is MSVAEPRRIVLFRHAKADWPQVSDHERPLAERGRKDAPVAGRKLADSGIPFDLALCSTAARTRETWKLAVHELPHRPKTVYEERLYEASPGELIAVLNETQDDVQNVVLIGHNPGVQGLADILAGDAEGDARTRMDRRGFPTSAFAVLTYSGSWKALEPGVGTLADYWAPSE, encoded by the coding sequence ATGAGCGTCGCAGAACCCCGCAGGATTGTCCTTTTCCGGCATGCGAAGGCCGACTGGCCGCAGGTGTCCGACCACGAGCGCCCGCTCGCGGAGCGCGGCCGCAAGGATGCCCCCGTCGCCGGGCGCAAGCTGGCCGACAGCGGCATCCCCTTCGACCTGGCCCTGTGTTCGACCGCCGCCAGGACCCGCGAGACATGGAAGCTCGCCGTCCATGAGCTGCCGCACAGGCCCAAGACCGTCTACGAGGAGCGGCTGTACGAGGCCTCTCCGGGCGAGCTGATCGCCGTGCTCAACGAAACCCAGGACGACGTGCAGAACGTCGTACTGATCGGCCACAACCCCGGAGTGCAGGGGCTCGCCGACATCCTCGCGGGCGACGCCGAGGGCGACGCCCGTACTCGGATGGACCGCCGCGGCTTCCCGACCTCGGCCTTCGCCGTCCTGACGTACTCCGGATCGTGGAAGGCCCTTGAGCCGGGAGTCGGCACGCTCGCCGACTACTGGGCGCCGTCCGAGTAG